From Ursus arctos isolate Adak ecotype North America unplaced genomic scaffold, UrsArc2.0 scaffold_11, whole genome shotgun sequence, the proteins below share one genomic window:
- the LOC125281007 gene encoding fibrinogen alpha chain-like gives MDGSLNFNRTWQDYKKGFGSLDDKGDGEFWLGNEYLHLLTLRGSVLRVELEDWAGNQAYAEYHLRVGSEAEGYTLQVSSYEGTAGDALIEGSAEEGTEYTSHAGMQFSTYDRDADQWEENCAEVYGGGWWYNSCQAANLNGIYYPGGSYDPRNNSPYEIENGVVWIPFRGADYSLKVVRMKIRPLVTQQDWKGQ, from the coding sequence ATGGATGGATCACTGAATTTTAACCGGACCTGGCAAGACTACAAGAAAGGTTTCGGCAGCCTGGATGACAAGGGGGATGGAGAATTCTGGCTAGGCAATGAATACCTCCACTTACTAACCCTGAGGGGCTCTGTCCTTCGGGTTGAGTTAGAGGACTGGGCTGGAAACCAGGCTTATGCAGAATATCACTTGAGGGTAGGCTCTGAGGCGGAAGGCTACACCCTGCAGGTCTCTTCGTATGAGGGCACAGCAGGTGACGCTCTGATTGAGGGTTCCgcagaggaaggaacagagtaCACTTCTCACGCGGGCATGCAGTTCAGCACCTATGACAGGGATGCAGACCAGTGGGAAGAGAACTGTGCGGAAGTCTACGGAGGAGGCTGGTGGTACAACAGTTGTCAAGCGGCCAATCTCAATGGCATTTACTACCCTGGGGGCTCCTATGATCCAAGGAACAACAGTCCTTATGAGATTGAGAATGGAGTGGTCTGGATCCCCTTCCGGGGTGCAGATTATTCCCTCAAGGTTGTTCGCATGAAAATCAGGCCCCTGGTGACCCAACAGGACTGGAAGGGACAGTAA
- the FGA gene encoding fibrinogen alpha chain yields MGWALGVEAVFLSFSGSAPQEPAPTLRKMFSVKIFCLVLSVVGTVWTTDGKEGEFIAEGGGVRGPRIVERQQSACKETDWPFCADEDWNYKCPSGCRMKGLIDEVNQDFTNRINKLKNSLFEYQKNNKDSNSLTGNIMEIVRGDFANANNNDNTYSQVSEDLRSKIEILRRKVIEQVQQIRLLQKNVRDQLVDMKRLEVDIDIKIRSCQGSCSRALERRTDLKYYEDQQKQLEQVIAKDLLPPKDRQYLPQLTMTTAPNVLPGDFKSQLQKAPPGWQALLEMQQMKIMLEGSGRDGNTRGDTVSLGTGSGPESPRNPGSSTPGSSGPWNPDSSGPGSSGPWNPGSTGTGSSGSWSSGSTRPGSTEPGSEGTWSSGSTGTGSTSTWSSGSTGTGSTGTWSSGSTGPGSTRPGSPEPGSDGTWSSGSTRTGSTRTGSTGTWSSGSTGPGSTRPGSPEPGSDGAWSSGSTGTGSTGTWSSGSTGTGSTSSWSSGSTGTWSSGSTGTGSAGTWNPESSESGSFRPDSLGHGNRPTNPEWGKFEEVSGSVTPGTKKEYHTSKLVTSKGDKELLIGNEKVSSGSTTTTRRSCSKTITKTIIGPDGRKEVTKEVVNSEDGSDCGDLPHTFGGSLDDIRSRHPDLESFFGTASTGNIFPGGLSPSHREFESRTHALGSESDIFTHLRVPELSSGGKTSTHSKQFSSSSTTYNRGDSTFESKGYKAAGEAGTEVEHETLKGGYTTKRGHAKVRSARGIHTSPLGKTSLTP; encoded by the exons ATGGGATGGGCACTAGGCGTGGAGGCAGTCTTCCTCTCTTTCAGCGGGAGCGCTCCTCAAGAGCCAGCTCCCACCCTTAGAAAGATGTTTTCTGTGAAGATCTTTTGCCTCGTCCTGAGTGTGGTGGGCACAGTCTGG ACCACAGATGGCAAGGAGGGTGAATTTATAGCCGAAGGAGGAGGTGTGCGTGGCCCAAGAATCGTGGAAAGACAGCAGTCTGCCTGCAAGGAGACAGACTGGCCCTTCTGCGCCGATGAAGACTGG AACTACAAATGCCCTTCTGGCTGCAGGATGAAAGGGTTAATTGATGAAGTCAATCAAGATTTTACAAACAGAATAAATAAGCTCAAAAATTCACTATTTGAGTATCAGAAGAACAATAAGGACTCTAACTCATTGACAGGAAATATAATGGAAATTGTGAGAGGGGATTTTGCCAACGCTAACA ataatGATAATACATATAGCCAAGTGTCAGAAGATCTGAGAAGCAAAATTGAGATCCTGAGGCGCAAAGTCATAGAACAAGTACAGCAAATCCGCCTTCTGCAGAAAAATGTCAGGGATCAGCTGGTAGATATGAAACGACTGGAG GTGGACATTGATATCAAGATCCGATCTTGCCAAGGGTCATGCAGTAGGGCTTTAGAACGTAGGACAGATCTAAAGTACTATGAAGATCAGCAAAAGCAACTTGAACAAGTCATTGCCAAAGACTTACTTCCACCTAAAGATAGGCAATACTTACCACAGCTGACAATGACCACAGCTCCAAATGTACTTCCTGGGGACTTCAAGAGTCAGCTTCAGAAAGCCCCTCCAGGGTGGCAGGCACTCCTGGAAATGCAACAGATGAAAATAATGTTAGAGGGGTCTGGTAGAGATGGGAATACCCGAGGAGACACTGTATCTCTTGGAACAGGATCAGGGCCTGAAAGCCCCAGGAATCCTGGGAGCTCCACACCTGGAAGTTCTGGCCCTTGGAATCCTGATAGCTCCGGACCCGGAAGTTCTGGCCCTTGGAACCCTGGGAGCACTGGCACTGGCAGCAGTGGCAGCTGGAGCTCTGGGAGCACCAGGCCTGGGAGCACCGAGCCTGGCAGTGAAGGCACTTGGAGCTCTGGGAGCACTGGGACTGGCAGCACAAGCACTTGGAGCTCTGGGAGCACTGGGACTGGCAGCACCGGCACTTGGAGCTCTGGGAGCACCGGGCCTGGGAGCACCAGGCCTGGGAGCCCCGAACCTGGCAGTGATGGCACTTGGAGCTCTGGGAGCACTAGGACTGGCAGCACCAGGACTGGCAGCACCGGCACTTGGAGCTCTGGGAGCACCGGGCCTGGGAGCACCAGGCCTGGGAGCCCCGAACCTGGCAGTGATGGCGCTTGGAGCTCTGGGAGCACTGGGACTGGCAGCACCGGCACTTGGAGCTCTGGGAGCACCGGGACTGGCAGCACCAGCTCTTGGAGCTCTGGGAGCACTGGCACTTGGAGCTCTGGGAGCACCGGGACTGGCAGCGCTGGCACTTGGAACCCTGAAAGTTCTGAGTCTGGAAGCTTTAGGCCAGATAGCTTAGGGCATGGGAACAGGCCTACCAACCCAGAGTGGGGCAAATTTGAAGAGGTGTCAGGAAGTGTAACTCCAGGGACAAAGAAAGAGTACCACACAAGCAAACTGGTCACTTCTAAAGGAGATAAAGAACTTCTCATTGGTAATGAGAAGGTCTCCTCTGGAAGTACAACCACCACTCGTCGTTCATGCTCTAAAACCATTACTAAGACCATTATAGGGCCTGATGGTCGCAAAGAAGTGACCAAAGAAGTGGTAAACTCCGAAGATGGATCTGACTGTGGTGACTTACCCCATACTTTTGGTGGTAGCCTAGACGATATCCGTTCTAGGCACCCTGATCTAGAGAGTTTCTTTGGCACTGCCTCAACAGGAAACATATTTCCAGGTGGGCTTTCACCCTCGCACAGAGAGTTTGAGAGTAGGACCCACGCTCTGGGCTCAGAATCGGACATTTTCACACACTTGAGGGTACCTGAGCTCTCTTCCGGTGGTAAAACTTCAACTCACAGCAAACAATTTTCGAGCAGTAGTACGACCTACAACAGAGGAGACTCCACATTTGAAAGCAAGGGCTATAAAGCGGCAGGTGAGGCCGGAACTGAAGTGGAACATGAAACCCTCAAAGGAGGATATACCACCAAAAGAGGCCATGCTAAAGTTCGCTCTGCCAGAGGTATCCACACTTCTCCTTTGGGGAAGACTTCCCTGACTCCCTAG